The Desulfovibrio porci genome includes a region encoding these proteins:
- a CDS encoding bifunctional diguanylate cyclase/phosphodiesterase yields MFSSSEQIKRTFAMGLLIGGVFLVCGLILLRQVSSQNERENALYLYDTVNQLRTLLQRQIALDFQTLHGVAISLGHVPEKEILPALKEVNDNNAFLRMGLAGRDGRVDLVDIGGELRRGVNLSGEPFFQEALAGRAALSEVRDNSFGPGAVAYCAVPVHDSDGGIRGVLVAANPADVFLNILGISLFDNRGVSSLIDGSGAYVLRSTAGGTAGGREGDIFHLGSLEDTTREQVLENLQKNQRGVFFYTTEGEKHFAAYEPLGVNNWFLLCTVPAAALSLAPNALWLSVCVIIGLALLLSFFLLWRVRSISNRYRGELERLAFVDPLTGVRNVNRFKMDAAGLVRRNPDMVFAVWYADIKNFKFYNEMFGYEMGDKELVRIAGLLTDCDGPLAICCRVSADKFAGIRPMRSREEFTREFQELCKRIEGDTARLSRAFPLALHVGVYSTDTAQAGEVSFMDMVNRANIALRAAKEGNSAACVFYSEDMRGLALRQLDIESRMEAALKGDQFKLYFQPKVDIQNGNRIHGAEVLARWHDGDRLVPPCDFIPLFERNGFIIQLDRYMFSRACAWLQRRIREGRPTLNIAVNVSRLSLMQDDFLHYYSNTKERYAIPDGLLELECTESLALFDERFREMVLELQKRGFRCSLDDFGAGFSSLNVLKELPIDVLKLDMLFLRKSRDLKRERIVLSNIIAMAQELGINTVAEGVEHAEQVDFLRAKGCNMVQGYAFARPMPEAEFNSLLDKLRGGAMPLAQA; encoded by the coding sequence GTGTTCAGCAGTTCCGAACAGATCAAGCGCACCTTTGCGATGGGCTTATTGATCGGCGGCGTCTTTCTCGTCTGCGGTCTGATCCTGTTGCGTCAGGTCAGTTCGCAGAACGAACGGGAAAACGCGCTTTATCTCTATGACACCGTGAATCAATTGCGGACGCTGCTGCAACGCCAGATCGCGCTGGACTTTCAGACCCTGCACGGCGTGGCTATCAGCCTCGGTCATGTGCCGGAAAAGGAAATCCTTCCCGCCCTGAAGGAAGTCAACGACAATAACGCCTTTCTGCGTATGGGGCTGGCCGGGCGCGACGGCCGGGTGGACCTTGTGGACATCGGCGGGGAACTGCGCCGGGGCGTCAATCTGTCCGGTGAGCCTTTTTTTCAGGAGGCTCTTGCGGGCAGGGCCGCGCTTTCCGAGGTGCGCGACAATTCGTTCGGCCCCGGAGCCGTGGCTTACTGCGCGGTGCCCGTGCATGACAGTGACGGCGGAATCCGCGGCGTGCTTGTGGCCGCCAATCCGGCGGATGTCTTTCTGAACATTCTGGGCATTTCCCTTTTTGACAATAGGGGGGTCTCCTCGCTTATTGACGGGAGCGGCGCCTATGTCCTGCGTTCCACAGCCGGCGGAACCGCAGGAGGCCGGGAAGGGGATATTTTTCATCTCGGCTCTCTGGAAGACACCACGCGGGAACAAGTGCTGGAAAATCTGCAAAAGAACCAACGCGGCGTATTTTTCTACACTACGGAAGGCGAGAAGCATTTTGCCGCCTACGAGCCTCTGGGCGTCAACAACTGGTTTTTGCTCTGCACTGTGCCCGCGGCCGCGCTGTCGCTGGCCCCCAATGCCTTGTGGCTCAGCGTGTGCGTGATTATCGGCCTGGCCCTGCTGCTGTCCTTTTTTCTGCTCTGGCGCGTACGGAGCATCAGCAACCGGTATCGCGGCGAACTGGAGCGTCTGGCCTTTGTGGACCCCCTGACCGGCGTGCGCAACGTCAACCGGTTTAAAATGGACGCCGCCGGTCTGGTGCGGCGCAATCCGGACATGGTTTTCGCCGTCTGGTATGCGGACATCAAGAATTTCAAGTTTTATAACGAAATGTTCGGCTACGAAATGGGCGACAAGGAGCTGGTGCGCATCGCCGGACTGCTGACGGACTGCGACGGCCCCTTGGCCATTTGCTGCCGCGTTTCGGCGGACAAGTTCGCGGGCATCCGGCCCATGCGCAGCCGGGAGGAATTCACCCGGGAATTTCAGGAACTCTGCAAACGCATTGAGGGCGACACTGCCCGGCTTTCGCGCGCCTTCCCCCTGGCCCTGCATGTGGGCGTGTACAGTACGGACACGGCCCAGGCCGGGGAAGTTTCCTTCATGGACATGGTCAACCGGGCCAATATCGCCCTGCGCGCGGCCAAAGAAGGCAACTCCGCCGCCTGCGTGTTCTATTCCGAGGATATGCGCGGCCTGGCCTTGCGCCAACTGGACATTGAGAGCCGGATGGAGGCCGCCCTGAAGGGCGACCAGTTCAAACTCTATTTTCAGCCCAAGGTCGACATCCAGAACGGCAACCGCATCCACGGCGCGGAAGTGCTGGCGCGCTGGCATGACGGCGACCGTCTGGTGCCGCCGTGCGATTTCATCCCGCTGTTCGAGCGCAACGGTTTTATTATCCAGCTTGACCGTTACATGTTCTCCCGGGCCTGCGCCTGGCTGCAGCGGCGCATCAGGGAAGGCAGGCCCACGCTGAATATCGCGGTGAACGTCTCGCGTCTGAGCCTCATGCAGGACGACTTTCTCCACTACTACAGCAACACCAAGGAGCGTTACGCTATCCCCGACGGCCTGTTGGAGCTGGAATGTACGGAATCCCTGGCCCTGTTCGACGAGCGTTTCCGGGAGATGGTGCTGGAGTTGCAGAAGCGCGGTTTCCGTTGTTCCCTGGATGATTTCGGCGCGGGCTTTTCCTCGCTTAACGTGCTCAAGGAACTGCCCATCGACGTGCTCAAGCTGGACATGCTTTTTCTGCGCAAAAGCCGCGACCTCAAGCGCGAGCGCATTGTGCTGTCCAACATCATCGCCATGGCCCAGGAACTGGGCATCAATACGGTGGCTGAAGGCGTGGAACACGCCGAACAAGTGGATTTTCTGCGCGCCAAGGGCTGCAATATGGTGCAGGGCTATGCCTTTGCCAGGCCCATGCCCGAGGCGGAATTCAACTCTCTGCTGGATAAACTGCGCGGCGGCGCCATGCCCCTGGCCCAGGCCTGA
- a CDS encoding LexA family transcriptional regulator, whose amino-acid sequence MSDNTSFSQTLARLLQALDAASDAELARALGITPQSVSGARKRGEVPPAWIQACAAQTGVNAHWLFFGSGPMRLPEAAEGELPSIQEDCETELITIPLAEARLSAGTGSMEVSADTEGGYAFRGDFLRRKGNPRRMVLMRVSGDSMVPEIFDNDLVLLDRGQTEISPGRLYAVGFEDAIYIKRIDKLPGKIILHSVNPAYPPLSLDLRGDCADQFRVIGRVLWSGREYR is encoded by the coding sequence ATGTCCGACAACACGTCTTTTTCCCAGACTCTGGCCCGGCTGCTGCAGGCTTTGGATGCCGCCAGCGACGCCGAACTGGCCCGCGCCCTGGGCATCACGCCCCAATCCGTGAGCGGCGCGCGCAAACGCGGCGAAGTGCCGCCGGCCTGGATTCAGGCCTGCGCCGCGCAGACCGGTGTCAATGCCCACTGGCTCTTTTTCGGCAGCGGCCCCATGCGCCTGCCCGAAGCCGCCGAAGGTGAACTGCCCAGCATACAGGAAGACTGCGAAACCGAGTTGATCACCATTCCGCTGGCCGAAGCGCGGTTATCCGCCGGAACCGGAAGCATGGAAGTCAGCGCCGACACCGAGGGCGGCTATGCTTTTCGCGGCGATTTTCTGCGCCGCAAGGGCAACCCCCGACGCATGGTGCTGATGCGGGTGTCCGGCGACAGCATGGTGCCGGAAATCTTTGACAATGATCTGGTGCTTCTGGACCGGGGCCAGACCGAAATCAGTCCGGGCCGTCTTTATGCCGTGGGCTTTGAGGACGCCATCTACATCAAGCGCATCGACAAACTGCCGGGCAAGATCATCCTGCACAGCGTCAATCCGGCCTATCCGCCGCTGAGTCTGGATCTGCGCGGCGACTGCGCGGACCAGTTCCGGGTCATCGGTCGCGTACTCTGGTCCGGCCGCGAATACCGCTGA
- a CDS encoding molecular chaperone DnaJ: MQLCEQCDGTGRISCGACWNGQRRPMCPECTGRGVIRTEYGDLPCPRCRGNGKVTPVSCPHCGNSTPCPVCKGSGKV; this comes from the coding sequence ATGCAACTCTGTGAACAATGCGACGGTACCGGCAGGATTTCCTGCGGAGCCTGCTGGAACGGCCAGCGCCGGCCCATGTGCCCTGAGTGTACCGGCCGGGGCGTGATCCGGACCGAATACGGCGATCTGCCCTGTCCCCGTTGTCGGGGCAACGGCAAAGTGACGCCCGTGAGCTGTCCGCACTGCGGCAACAGCACGCCCTGTCCGGTCTGCAAGGGCAGCGGCAAGGTATAA
- the speB gene encoding agmatinase, protein MATVDSLQSPRFCGIRTFMRQPWHNDAGDADAVVLGVPFDSGVSYRPGARFGPTALREASTILKPYCPVLDVDINQWLNVTDCGDIDTIPGYMAESLDKIRDGLIPFFKSRAVPVVLGGDHSISLGVLRAVKAARGPVALVHFDAHSDTIPGYYGKPYNHGTPFYHALKEGLILPQHSIQIGIRGPLYSRDALAWPKEQGLRIVMGEELHRRGLEAVAAEALERTAHCPVFVSFDIDFLDASCAPGTGTPEVEGFNTYEGLTLLRTICRETRTVGMDLVEVLPDKDPSGITALAGASMVHAFLAALALKKSAGRSAA, encoded by the coding sequence ATGGCCACTGTAGATTCCCTGCAATCCCCCCGCTTTTGCGGCATCCGCACCTTCATGCGCCAACCCTGGCACAACGATGCGGGAGACGCCGACGCCGTGGTGCTGGGCGTGCCCTTTGACAGCGGCGTCTCCTACCGGCCCGGCGCGCGCTTCGGCCCGACGGCCCTGCGCGAAGCCTCCACCATTCTCAAGCCCTACTGTCCGGTGCTGGACGTGGACATCAACCAGTGGCTCAACGTGACTGACTGCGGCGACATCGACACCATCCCCGGCTACATGGCCGAGAGCCTGGACAAAATCCGCGACGGGCTGATCCCCTTCTTCAAGTCCCGCGCCGTGCCCGTGGTGCTGGGGGGCGATCATTCCATCAGCCTGGGCGTGCTGCGGGCCGTCAAAGCCGCACGCGGGCCGGTGGCCCTGGTGCACTTTGACGCGCACAGCGACACCATCCCCGGCTATTACGGCAAGCCCTACAACCACGGCACGCCCTTTTACCACGCTCTCAAGGAAGGGCTGATCCTGCCGCAGCATTCCATTCAGATCGGCATTCGCGGCCCGCTGTACAGCCGTGACGCCCTGGCCTGGCCCAAAGAGCAGGGACTGCGCATCGTCATGGGCGAGGAACTGCACCGGCGGGGCCTGGAGGCCGTTGCCGCCGAAGCCCTGGAGCGGACGGCGCACTGCCCGGTCTTCGTCAGCTTTGACATCGACTTTCTGGACGCCTCTTGCGCGCCGGGCACCGGCACGCCCGAGGTGGAGGGCTTCAATACCTATGAAGGCCTGACTCTGTTGCGGACCATCTGCCGGGAGACGCGGACCGTGGGCATGGATCTGGTGGAAGTGCTGCCGGACAAGGACCCGTCCGGCATTACAGCCCTGGCCGGGGCTTCCATGGTTCACGCCTTTCTGGCCGCCCTGGCCCTGAAAAAATCGGCCGGACGTTCGGCTGCCTGA
- the dctP gene encoding TRAP transporter substrate-binding protein DctP encodes MFKQFATAALILAACILGAAPVSAAQYTLKMQTYYSPTTAMGAKYFAEQVNRLSGGRVEIQVFTGGELVGSANILKSVRNGMIDIGHGMGHHFTERKTGPLESGLPMSWMSAVEAEVLYERRGLKKLFGDDYARLGVVYLGPTWAAPYHTLSKQPIRSLDDMRKMKIRAVGAAAKMLSSVGVNVVNLPPEDIYMALTTGQIDGVVYGSAAEYKETKFYEVAGWLNVTPLIDPITDTLIINKKLWESFPEDIRAAFNAAADQTRWAYYIWGEDESLNVMKEIFKDKMTTFPEADQKILVKAAEQIWEEEAKKSPDARQGVDILKDFAAAKGRL; translated from the coding sequence ATGTTCAAACAATTCGCCACAGCAGCACTGATTCTGGCCGCATGCATCCTGGGAGCCGCGCCGGTTTCGGCCGCCCAGTACACGCTCAAAATGCAGACCTACTACTCCCCCACCACGGCCATGGGCGCCAAATATTTCGCGGAACAGGTGAACAGGCTCAGCGGCGGTCGGGTGGAAATCCAGGTCTTCACCGGCGGCGAGTTGGTGGGTTCGGCCAACATTCTCAAATCCGTGCGCAACGGTATGATCGACATCGGCCACGGCATGGGGCACCACTTCACCGAACGGAAAACCGGCCCGCTGGAATCCGGCTTGCCCATGTCCTGGATGTCGGCGGTGGAAGCCGAGGTGCTCTACGAACGGCGCGGCCTGAAAAAACTCTTCGGCGACGACTACGCCCGCCTGGGCGTGGTCTACCTCGGTCCCACCTGGGCCGCCCCCTACCACACCCTGAGCAAACAGCCCATCCGCTCTTTGGACGACATGCGCAAGATGAAAATCCGCGCCGTGGGCGCGGCGGCCAAGATGCTTAGTTCCGTGGGGGTCAACGTGGTCAACCTGCCCCCGGAAGACATTTACATGGCCCTGACCACCGGCCAGATAGACGGCGTGGTCTACGGCAGCGCCGCCGAATACAAGGAGACCAAATTCTATGAAGTGGCGGGCTGGCTGAACGTCACCCCGCTCATTGATCCCATCACGGACACCCTGATCATCAACAAAAAACTGTGGGAAAGCTTTCCTGAAGATATCCGCGCCGCCTTCAACGCCGCCGCGGACCAGACCCGCTGGGCCTATTACATCTGGGGCGAGGACGAAAGCCTGAACGTCATGAAGGAAATCTTCAAGGATAAAATGACCACCTTCCCCGAGGCGGATCAGAAAATCCTGGTCAAGGCCGCCGAGCAGATCTGGGAGGAAGAGGCAAAAAAATCGCCTGACGCCCGCCAGGGCGTGGACATTCTCAAGGACTTCGCCGCGGCCAAGGGCCGCCTCTAG
- a CDS encoding N-acetyltransferase, whose protein sequence is MPIAIPRFDVGDTVIVPDVRISDASALEIRPARVGDVHGMSALINQYASSNVMLARGPQYLYQHIQDYMVITAPAADSDREIVVACGSLHVLWEDLAEIRSIAVHQACQGQGLGRRLVEALVERCRRLGISRVFVFTLAESFFSHCGFTEFQRESLPPVVWVECSKCPKFYRCDEIGMIRML, encoded by the coding sequence ATGCCCATAGCCATTCCGCGCTTTGACGTCGGCGATACTGTCATTGTTCCCGACGTGCGCATCAGCGACGCGTCCGCGCTGGAGATCCGTCCCGCCCGGGTGGGGGACGTGCACGGCATGTCGGCCCTGATCAACCAGTACGCCTCCTCCAACGTCATGCTGGCGCGGGGGCCGCAGTATCTGTACCAGCATATTCAGGATTACATGGTGATTACGGCCCCGGCGGCGGACAGCGACCGGGAGATCGTGGTGGCCTGCGGCTCCCTGCACGTGCTCTGGGAGGATCTGGCGGAAATCCGCTCCATTGCCGTGCATCAGGCCTGCCAGGGGCAGGGGCTGGGCAGACGGCTGGTGGAGGCTCTGGTGGAGCGTTGCCGCCGTCTGGGCATTTCGAGGGTTTTTGTGTTCACCCTGGCCGAGTCTTTTTTCAGCCATTGCGGCTTCACGGAATTTCAGCGGGAAAGCCTGCCCCCCGTCGTCTGGGTGGAGTGCAGCAAGTGCCCGAAGTTTTACCGTTGTGACGAAATCGGCATGATCCGCATGCTTTGA
- a CDS encoding TRAP transporter small permease subunit, which produces MLPRLIRWIDALNTAISNAAMWLIIPLAGVMLYDVLMRYCFNAPTLWGAELSMMIFGVYMIYAGPSSILQKVQVGVDIFAARLSPRVRAVVNCLTYAFTFTFFAGLFYTSALYAVESWQLRELSSSAWGQPVYHLKALIPVAVLLMLLQSLAEFLRNFHLARTGGELP; this is translated from the coding sequence ATGCTGCCCAGACTGATCCGCTGGATCGACGCCCTGAACACGGCCATCAGCAACGCGGCCATGTGGCTGATCATCCCGCTGGCGGGCGTGATGCTCTACGACGTGCTCATGCGCTATTGTTTCAACGCCCCCACTCTCTGGGGGGCGGAATTGAGCATGATGATTTTCGGCGTGTACATGATCTACGCCGGGCCCAGCTCCATCCTGCAAAAAGTCCAGGTGGGCGTGGACATTTTCGCCGCGCGCCTCAGCCCCAGGGTCAGGGCCGTGGTCAACTGCCTGACGTATGCCTTTACCTTCACCTTTTTCGCCGGCCTTTTCTACACCTCGGCGCTCTATGCCGTGGAATCCTGGCAATTGCGCGAGCTTTCCTCTTCGGCCTGGGGCCAGCCGGTCTACCATCTCAAGGCCCTGATCCCCGTGGCCGTACTGCTGATGCTTTTGCAGAGCCTGGCGGAATTTCTGCGCAATTTTCACCTGGCCCGCACGGGCGGAGAGCTGCCATGA
- a CDS encoding lysozyme inhibitor LprI family protein, whose protein sequence is MLKYCAASAIPVPLLLALLLLAGFGSVPVVAADSGQTAPVAATPEVAPSASAPTTPDADEPSDDAAPDTAGNEGGDAENAAVVDRLLSRDYHVCMDAAAGVTVPMQDCMNAEVERLEKHLAERRARLVPMLSEERAKALNDTLDAWESLRKNGSAAMYDPEGGTLATVISALWYLEQTARMTRWLDDLEKSVSQQ, encoded by the coding sequence ATGCTGAAATATTGTGCTGCTTCCGCTATCCCGGTTCCCCTGCTGCTTGCTTTGCTCTTGCTGGCGGGCTTCGGCTCCGTACCGGTTGTCGCCGCCGATTCCGGGCAGACCGCGCCTGTGGCGGCAACGCCCGAGGTTGCGCCTTCCGCCTCCGCTCCCACCACGCCGGACGCCGATGAACCTTCCGACGATGCGGCTCCGGATACGGCCGGAAATGAGGGCGGAGATGCGGAAAACGCCGCCGTGGTGGACCGGCTGCTCAGCCGGGATTACCATGTCTGCATGGACGCGGCGGCGGGCGTCACTGTCCCCATGCAGGACTGCATGAACGCCGAGGTGGAACGCCTGGAAAAGCATCTGGCCGAGCGGCGCGCCCGCCTTGTTCCCATGCTTTCCGAAGAACGGGCCAAAGCCCTGAATGACACGCTGGACGCCTGGGAGAGCCTGCGTAAAAACGGATCGGCCGCCATGTATGATCCCGAGGGCGGCACGCTGGCGACAGTGATTTCCGCCCTCTGGTATCTGGAGCAGACCGCGCGCATGACCCGCTGGCTGGACGACCTGGAGAAAAGCGTCAGCCAGCAGTAA
- a CDS encoding TRAP transporter large permease, producing MSAYAVTALMFLSMLFLMGTGLPIVYCLGSVGTLAAVFLWGEGALDIVYFSTLELMNNIVLSAVPLFIFMGFVLHESKIAKDLFDTVYLWSGRLRGALGIGTVLICALMAAMLGVSSATVLSMGVIAVPAMLAKRYDKRLAVGIVQAGGALGFLIPPSMMMVMYSFLTGVSVGRLFAGGIVPGLLLAGLYVLYIAVLAWLRPEAAPALSEEERAPLPVRLRSLAALILPLALIFSILGCIFLGVTSPTEAAAIGAIGAMFCAAVKRRLSLAMLRAACTQTFAICGFAGFLIIAALIFSKVYTGLGATAMIRRLVLGLDPDPLAVMAVIQLSFFILGMFMDDIAILFMCMPIYIPIITGLGLDPVWFGVLFVVNMQMAYITPPYGLNLFYMKAVAPKDVLLKDIYLGALPFIAIQALLLILLMLFPQLVTWLPNRIFS from the coding sequence ATGAGCGCCTATGCCGTCACGGCCCTGATGTTCCTTTCCATGCTTTTTCTCATGGGCACGGGCCTGCCCATCGTCTACTGCCTGGGTTCGGTGGGCACCCTGGCCGCCGTTTTTCTCTGGGGCGAGGGCGCGCTGGACATCGTCTACTTTTCCACCCTGGAACTGATGAACAATATCGTGCTCAGCGCCGTTCCCCTGTTCATCTTCATGGGTTTCGTGCTGCACGAATCCAAAATCGCCAAGGACCTCTTCGACACGGTCTACCTCTGGTCCGGACGGCTGCGCGGGGCTCTGGGCATCGGCACGGTGCTGATCTGCGCGCTGATGGCCGCCATGCTGGGGGTGAGCAGCGCCACGGTGCTCTCCATGGGCGTCATCGCCGTGCCGGCCATGCTGGCCAAACGCTATGACAAACGGCTGGCCGTGGGCATTGTGCAGGCCGGCGGCGCGCTGGGTTTCCTGATCCCGCCCAGCATGATGATGGTCATGTATTCCTTTCTGACCGGAGTTTCCGTGGGCAGACTTTTTGCGGGCGGCATTGTGCCGGGCCTGCTGCTGGCCGGTCTGTACGTGCTTTACATCGCCGTGCTGGCCTGGCTCAGACCGGAGGCGGCCCCGGCCTTGAGCGAGGAAGAACGCGCGCCCCTGCCGGTCCGGCTGCGTTCTCTGGCGGCCCTGATCCTGCCGCTGGCCCTGATTTTTTCCATCCTGGGCTGTATTTTCCTGGGCGTCACCTCGCCTACCGAGGCCGCGGCCATAGGCGCCATAGGGGCCATGTTCTGCGCGGCGGTCAAGCGGCGGCTGAGCCTCGCCATGCTGCGCGCGGCCTGCACGCAGACCTTCGCCATTTGCGGCTTCGCGGGATTTCTGATCATCGCGGCCCTGATCTTCAGCAAAGTCTATACCGGCCTGGGGGCCACGGCCATGATCCGCCGGCTGGTGCTGGGCCTGGACCCTGACCCGCTGGCGGTCATGGCGGTCATCCAGCTTTCCTTCTTCATTCTGGGCATGTTCATGGACGACATCGCCATACTGTTCATGTGCATGCCCATCTACATTCCCATCATCACCGGTCTGGGGCTGGACCCGGTCTGGTTCGGCGTGCTTTTCGTGGTCAACATGCAGATGGCCTACATCACGCCGCCCTATGGACTGAACCTCTTTTACATGAAGGCCGTGGCGCCCAAGGACGTGCTCCTCAAGGACATCTATCTGGGCGCGCTGCCCTTCATCGCCATTCAGGCTCTGCTGCTGATCCTGCTGATGCTTTTCCCGCAGTTGGTCACCTGGCTGCCCAACCGTATCTTTTCCTGA
- the argF gene encoding ornithine carbamoyltransferase: MNRLERRDFLKEIDFTPEDLTYLLDLAAWLKAAKKARREPKFMKDKNIVILFEKDSTRTRCSFEVAAHDQGAHVTYLGPSGSQMGKKESMADTARVLSRFFDGIEYRGYAQARVEALAEFSSVPVWNGLTNEWHPTQLLADMLTMRECCPKPLNRQCLAYLGDARYNMGNSLMIGSAMLGVNFRSVAPKALWTSDEVFEMARHIARDTGAEITRTESVEEGVKGCDFLYTDVWVSMGEPDAVWKERIELLTPYRVDMAVMDKTGNPDCKFLHCLPSFHNRDTVVGEDIYRRFGLECMEVDDAVFESGRNMAFEEAENRMHTIKAVMVATLAEEPLVFERA; the protein is encoded by the coding sequence ATGAACAGACTGGAACGCAGAGATTTTTTGAAAGAGATCGATTTCACCCCGGAAGATCTGACCTATCTTCTGGATCTGGCAGCCTGGCTCAAGGCTGCCAAGAAAGCGCGGCGCGAGCCCAAATTCATGAAGGACAAAAATATTGTGATCCTTTTTGAAAAGGATTCCACGCGCACCCGCTGCTCCTTTGAAGTGGCCGCCCATGATCAGGGCGCGCACGTCACCTATCTGGGACCGTCCGGCTCGCAGATGGGCAAAAAGGAATCCATGGCCGATACGGCCCGTGTGTTGTCCCGCTTTTTTGACGGCATTGAGTACCGGGGCTATGCGCAGGCCCGCGTGGAAGCCCTGGCCGAATTCTCTTCCGTGCCGGTCTGGAACGGACTGACCAATGAATGGCATCCCACCCAGCTTCTGGCCGACATGCTGACCATGCGCGAGTGCTGCCCCAAGCCTCTGAACCGGCAATGCCTGGCGTATCTGGGCGACGCCCGCTACAATATGGGCAATTCCCTGATGATCGGTTCGGCCATGCTGGGCGTAAACTTCCGCTCCGTGGCCCCCAAGGCCCTCTGGACCTCGGACGAAGTCTTTGAAATGGCGCGGCATATCGCCCGGGACACCGGGGCCGAAATCACGCGCACCGAAAGCGTGGAAGAGGGCGTCAAGGGGTGCGATTTCCTTTACACTGACGTCTGGGTTTCCATGGGCGAGCCGGACGCGGTCTGGAAGGAGCGTATCGAGTTGCTCACTCCCTACCGGGTGGACATGGCCGTCATGGACAAGACGGGCAATCCGGACTGCAAGTTCCTGCATTGCCTGCCCAGCTTCCACAACCGAGACACAGTGGTGGGCGAGGATATTTACCGGCGTTTCGGGCTTGAGTGCATGGAAGTGGACGACGCTGTTTTTGAATCCGGACGCAACATGGCTTTTGAAGAAGCGGAAAACCGGATGCATACCATCAAGGCCGTGATGGTGGCCACTCTGGCTGAAGAGCCGCTGGTCTTCGAGCGGGCCTAG
- a CDS encoding GntR family transcriptional regulator codes for MSRQDVKGENSKNARRKSAALAGERKNEHLSSRALVYDYLQSQMKQGALLPGSVLDLKAISQKLGISSTPLRDSLIRLEAEGYLTIHPRSKVVINTLELADFPFLYEIMGGLEYTVIAASMEAYTPEIVAEMRRLNAEMKEAILGGDMSVYDSTHYAFHEIFFEVSPNIFAKRILTPIKNRLWDFPRKNFVQDWYLAAVTEHGLIVDAIEARSREKLMHVLKELHWDFKYNERHIRKVYNLG; via the coding sequence ATGTCCAGACAGGACGTAAAGGGCGAAAACAGCAAAAATGCGCGCCGGAAGAGTGCCGCCCTGGCTGGGGAACGGAAAAACGAACATCTGTCCAGCCGCGCGCTGGTCTATGACTATTTGCAGAGCCAGATGAAGCAGGGCGCGCTGCTGCCCGGCAGCGTGCTGGATCTCAAGGCCATCAGCCAAAAGCTGGGCATCAGCAGCACCCCGCTCAGGGATTCGCTGATCCGGTTGGAGGCCGAGGGTTATCTGACCATCCACCCGCGCAGCAAGGTGGTCATCAATACGCTGGAACTGGCGGATTTCCCCTTTCTGTACGAGATTATGGGCGGGTTGGAGTACACGGTCATCGCCGCCTCCATGGAGGCTTACACGCCGGAAATCGTCGCGGAGATGCGGCGGCTCAACGCTGAAATGAAAGAGGCCATTCTGGGCGGCGACATGAGCGTTTACGACAGCACGCATTACGCCTTTCACGAAATTTTTTTCGAAGTCTCGCCCAATATTTTCGCCAAGCGCATTCTCACCCCCATCAAGAACCGGCTCTGGGATTTCCCGCGCAAGAATTTCGTGCAGGACTGGTATCTGGCGGCCGTGACCGAGCACGGTTTGATTGTGGACGCCATTGAGGCCCGCTCGCGGGAAAAGCTCATGCATGTGCTCAAGGAACTACACTGGGATTTCAAGTACAACGAGCGGCACATCCGCAAGGTTTATAACCTGGGCTGA